The genomic segment CAGGACCAGACAAATGAAGAAGCAGAGCAAGAGCAAGAGCAAGAGCAAGAGCAAGAGCAAGAGCAAGAGCAAGAGCACaaatctgaagaagaagaacaggaatctgatgatgaagagcaggatcaagatgaaaatCAAGAACTGAAACCCAACGTTTTCAATTCCgaattgaatttagaagatttttcttctccagAACTCCCAGAATGGCAAAAAATTGCACCTTTATCCTTCACAGTTCTTAATGGCTTGTCCCAACAGGGCTTCACTAAGCCAACCGATATTCAAAAGGAAGTCTTACCTTTAGCTCTCAAAAATGAGGATATTATGGGTAAAGCCGCCACAGGTTCGGGTAAAACTTTGGCCTACGGTATTCCATTGCTAGAAAGTTTGGTTCATGAACCCGATCACAGTAAATCTATCGGTTTAATATTTACCCCCACGAGAGAGTTAGCTCAGCAGGTTACTCAACatctaaagaaattggGCCAATTGATTATtcaaaaatcaaaatttgccATATTACCGCTAACAGGTGGTCTTTCCATTCAAAAACAGGAACGTATTTTAAAATATGAAAATAGTGCAAGAATCGTCGTGGCAACTCCGGGAAGATTTTTAGAGCtaattgaaaagaacatCGACTTGATTCCACGTTTTGCTCGTATCAATACATTGGTATTGGATGAAGCTGATAGGTTATTGCAAGATGGTCATTTTGATgagtttgaaaaaattttgaaactatTGGGTGGTGCTCGTAAGAGCTTTGACAAAACTGGTTGGCAAACAATGATTTTCTCTGCTACTTTCTCATTAAGTTTATTCAGTAAATTGGCCACTGCGTCTTGGAAATCGTTGAAGaaggatgaagacgaaATGGAGCAAGTCTTGAAACATTTGATGCAAAAGATCCGGTTCAAATCAAAGCCAGTCATCGTTGATACTAATTCGGaggaaaagattaaatCTCAAATTAGAGAGTCATTGATAGAATGTGGACCTATGGAGCGTGACTTGTATTCCTACTACTTTTTAGCAATGTATCCTGGTACTACCCTAATCTTCTGCAATTCTATTGATTCTGTTAAGAAATTATGTGCATACTTCAACAACTTAAAAATCGATGCATTCCAAATTCACTCTTCCATGACTCAAAAGAATCGTCTCCGTAGTTTGGAAAGATATCTACAGAAATCTGCTCAAAACGATAGTCAGAATAAAGCTACAGTTTTAGTTGCCAGTGACGTGGCCGCTAGAGGTCTGGATATCCCAGGAATTAAACATGTTGTGCACTACCATTTACCAAGAACCGCGGACACCTATATTCATAGGTCTGGTAGAACAGCTCGTGCTGATAACGAAGGTGTCTCCGTAATGATCTGTTCACCAGAAGAAGCTATGGGACCACTAAGAAAGCTAAGAAAGATGTTAGCTGATAAGAGCGCTGAAGACGAATATACCAAGCATAAAAAATGGCAGAAGGAGGTTCCTCTATTACCGATTGAACTGGATATTGtcaatgaattgaaagagcGTGGTTCATTAGCCAGTGAATTGGCCGAGCATCAATTGGCTTTAACATCTATCAATAAGCAAGATAATTGGATGCAGAAAGCCGCTGAAGATCTAGGAATTGATAttgattctgatgaagaattcatGGATTCGAACAAGAGTAagaaacagaaaaaaaCCATGGGCAAAGTTGAAGCCAAGCAAGCGAGAGCATATTTGAATCAACTTTTGAGTCGCCCCATTAGAAAGGACAGACGACAAAAGTATTTGACCGGTGGATTTGTCAATTTAGCTGATAATATAGTCAAGAAAAGAGGCCACGAATCGATTATTGGTCATGACAAAGTAGATGCTCTCGAAACTCTCAAGAGTAAGAAAAGGAGAAAGTAGTTAGGTTATAATGTATTTTAAAATGTTGTATGTTTAATTTAATATACAGTTAGTTAATTAATTCAATTATGGATATAGCGGCAGgggaaaaagagaaaaaaattacaaggAAACAATTATACACTTACAAAATACTCCATCTCTTGGGGGTTTTATCATGCTTAGAAAATTTCGTAATCGGAGCCAATATCCCCGTCGTAGTATTCATCCTCAGATTCATCGACTAACTGTTCGAAATTGACCTTATAACGTAGAATACCACCGATACCACCGAAACCAGAGACGAATTGAGCACCTTCAGATGACTTATCGGTAATAAATTCTAAGTGAGCACCGTAGTTTTTGTAATTCTCTGCTAGCCATTCGATTAGTGGCATTTCATCTACGATTTCCATCTCTTGACCAGTATTCTTGTCGATAGCTTGTGATTTGTCCAGTTGATCAGGTTCTGCGAATTTTAGtacttcttcaccttcatcgtTCTTAAAGACGTATCTTATAGTTTCCATATTTTCATAAACGATTAAGGATTCGATGGAACCCAAGTCCAAAGCTTTCAGGGTGTCATCAATACCATAACAGAATTTACCTGAATCTAGAGATATTTCCTCGAAGTATTCTGTCAGAagtttcttttcttgaacaaACTTAACGTTCGCTAAAGTTTCTGCAGATAATTCAATTGCTTGGTTGAAACCGTTCTCACCACCATAAGAGATATCGACAATTTTAATGATTTTAGAGGCTAATCTTTGATCGAATAGTTCAGATTTGGCCAAATCGGTCTTGAAATCTGCTGAACCAGCCAAAATCAAACCTTTAACATTAATCTTATCGTTagtgatgaaattttgtacAGCAACTTCTGCCACTTTTCTCACATAGTTATgtctcttttcttctcttaaACGTGCGAAACGCATAGCAGATTGTCCACCTCTACCGTGTTTCTTTGGTAAATCAACTGAAAATTTGTGCAAAACGGTTCTGGTGTTACCAGAAAGCGAACCAAACAAGGATCCTTGACCATCCATAACAATGAAACCGAATTTGTCATCAGCTTCCAGCAGTTCTGATAGAACTTCAGTATGGAATTTGTTATCACACAAATATAAGGATGTGTTGATTGGCTTATAAGGTTCGATATCGAATGtaactttcttttccttaccttcttcattgataatATCACCACAATAGATAACTA from the Zygosaccharomyces rouxii strain CBS732 chromosome B complete sequence genome contains:
- the MAK5 gene encoding ATP-dependent RNA helicase (similar to uniprot|P38112 Saccharomyces cerevisiae YBR142W MAK5 Essential nucleolar protein putative DEAD-box RNA helicase required for maintenance of M1 dsRNA virus involved in biogenesis of large (60S) ribosomal subunits), translating into MSNTRTTVKKMVKNHGKALKKSKLGPSKAAKKTQAKKKSNAPQGKVVGATELNWKKVDIPDTLDDYGGFYGLEEIDGVDVKVVDGKVQFIARDETAVKSKDDEAKSEPENEEPAQEQDQTNEEAEQEQEQEQEQEQEQEQEHKSEEEEQESDDEEQDQDENQELKPNVFNSELNLEDFSSPELPEWQKIAPLSFTVLNGLSQQGFTKPTDIQKEVLPLALKNEDIMGKAATGSGKTLAYGIPLLESLVHEPDHSKSIGLIFTPTRELAQQVTQHLKKLGQLIIQKSKFAILPLTGGLSIQKQERILKYENSARIVVATPGRFLELIEKNIDLIPRFARINTLVLDEADRLLQDGHFDEFEKILKLLGGARKSFDKTGWQTMIFSATFSLSLFSKLATASWKSLKKDEDEMEQVLKHLMQKIRFKSKPVIVDTNSEEKIKSQIRESLIECGPMERDLYSYYFLAMYPGTTLIFCNSIDSVKKLCAYFNNLKIDAFQIHSSMTQKNRLRSLERYLQKSAQNDSQNKATVLVASDVAARGLDIPGIKHVVHYHLPRTADTYIHRSGRTARADNEGVSVMICSPEEAMGPLRKLRKMLADKSAEDEYTKHKKWQKEVPLLPIELDIVNELKERGSLASELAEHQLALTSINKQDNWMQKAAEDLGIDIDSDEEFMDSNKSKKQKKTMGKVEAKQARAYLNQLLSRPIRKDRRQKYLTGGFVNLADNIVKKRGHESIIGHDKVDALETLKSKKRRK
- the SUP45 gene encoding translation termination factor eRF1 (highly similar to uniprot|P12385 Saccharomyces cerevisiae YBR143C SUP45 Translation release factor involved in translation termination mutant form acts as a recessive omnipotent suppressor), which encodes MGNLETDAEKNIEIWRVKKLIKSLESARGNGTSMISLVIPPKGQISIYQKMLTDEYGTASNIKSRVNRLSVLSAITSTQQKLKLYTKVPPNGLVIYCGDIINEEGKEKKVTFDIEPYKPINTSLYLCDNKFHTEVLSELLEADDKFGFIVMDGQGSLFGSLSGNTRTVLHKFSVDLPKKHGRGGQSAMRFARLREEKRHNYVRKVAEVAVQNFITNDKINVKGLILAGSADFKTDLAKSELFDQRLASKIIKIVDISYGGENGFNQAIELSAETLANVKFVQEKKLLTEYFEEISLDSGKFCYGIDDTLKALDLGSIESLIVYENMETIRYVFKNDEGEEVLKFAEPDQLDKSQAIDKNTGQEMEIVDEMPLIEWLAENYKNYGAHLEFITDKSSEGAQFVSGFGGIGGILRYKVNFEQLVDESEDEYYDGDIGSDYEIF